From Actinoplanes oblitus, a single genomic window includes:
- a CDS encoding sigma-70 family RNA polymerase sigma factor → MTVTTELPATIGTHHDAPSARDIEDLIREHMPMVGHLVRELLNRVPGHVHSDDLSSAGFAALLGAARSFDVTRGIPFHRFAAVRIRGALLDELRGQDWASRSVRARARRAATARQELTAALGRTPSDAEVAEMLGIGVSELASVEDDVQKASLLSLQGFPTGAAEEMVPELSEGPEDLLLKRERLGYLHQAIQALPERLRQVVEESFLQEQPLSEVAARLGVTESRISQLRTEALRLLREGLNSSLAPELLTVAAGGPRTRKGCLQRRRTEYFAKVQQQGNLHTRLALTDSHGVPIAVAA, encoded by the coding sequence GTGACCGTCACGACCGAACTCCCCGCCACCATCGGCACCCATCACGACGCGCCCTCCGCGCGCGACATCGAGGACCTGATCCGCGAACACATGCCGATGGTTGGCCATCTGGTCCGGGAATTGCTCAACCGGGTGCCCGGCCATGTCCACTCAGATGACCTCTCATCAGCCGGTTTCGCGGCGTTGCTCGGAGCGGCTCGCTCCTTCGACGTGACCCGCGGGATTCCCTTCCACCGCTTCGCCGCCGTCCGGATTCGCGGCGCGCTGCTGGATGAACTCCGGGGACAGGACTGGGCCAGCCGATCGGTGCGGGCGCGAGCACGGCGCGCGGCAACCGCTCGCCAGGAACTCACCGCCGCTCTCGGGCGCACGCCCAGCGACGCCGAGGTCGCCGAGATGCTCGGCATCGGGGTCTCCGAACTGGCCAGCGTCGAGGACGACGTGCAGAAGGCGTCGCTGCTGAGCCTGCAGGGCTTCCCCACCGGGGCGGCCGAGGAGATGGTGCCGGAGCTGTCCGAGGGACCGGAGGACCTGCTGCTCAAGCGGGAACGGCTGGGTTACCTGCATCAGGCCATCCAGGCGCTGCCCGAGCGGCTGCGCCAGGTCGTGGAGGAGTCGTTCTTGCAGGAGCAACCGCTCAGCGAGGTGGCGGCGCGGCTCGGCGTGACCGAGTCCCGGATCTCCCAGCTGCGCACCGAGGCGCTGCGCCTGCTGCGTGAGGGACTGAACAGCTCGCTCGCGCCGGAACTGCTGACCGTCGCCGCCGGCGGCCCGCGCACCCGGAAGGGCTGCCTGCAACGCCGGCGCACCGAGTACTTCGCGAAGGTGCAGCAGCAGGGCAACCTGCACACCCGGCTGGCGTTGACCGACAGTCACGGCGTACCGATAGCGGTTGCCGCGTAG
- a CDS encoding serine/threonine-protein kinase, whose translation MSTTDLPGSGLLAGRYRLVERLGAGGMSVVWRGFDEVLGRQVAVKVLPPSTSADPSFRRRLRAEAQAAARLSHPHITNVYDYGEATTVDGEPVPYVVMELVDGESLAAVLSRVRTLPWDAAVRISADVAAALAAAHARGIVHRDVTPANVMLTSSGAKVVDFGISALIGENDTDPDGSLLGTPAYLAPERLEGGQVSPATDVYAVGLLIYRMLIGQLPWDVGTTTALLRAHQYTEPEPLPPVDGLPAEVDALIGRCLEKRPADRPPTAEVAHLLAGIAAGTPPAQVGGFQADWADSGENTTILPSGYPYAGMGPAAAAADPAPKAPPLRPGSAAPPTPPPPPAAPLPARSPKQVRTRRVLVVAGTIAVLTALTYGWSLAAPGEPDDRANAVVPAGPSVVAASGNCIVSYAVWSQQNGRFKAQVTVANRGETPVEDWKLWFLMNGDQVVKGKGEIDLEQSQRAVTVKSPGPLQPQENTTLEITGRYAQSNAAPMVFQLNGKNCEAFVSSEPGAPSRPVEHLSDGTTRFGAPATESTPEPGISIDPGGIVHITPTTTSAAPAKPGTPGVTPTAGASSSSAPTGSGIDNGGPSSGPTTTIPPEPHASEGPSSPTPTTPTTTETTPTPTTPVLPPNDELDGDDTTT comes from the coding sequence ATGAGCACGACGGACCTGCCCGGTTCGGGGTTGCTCGCCGGCCGGTACCGGCTGGTCGAGCGGCTCGGCGCCGGCGGGATGTCAGTGGTCTGGCGAGGGTTCGACGAGGTGCTGGGGCGCCAGGTCGCGGTGAAGGTGCTGCCCCCGTCCACCAGCGCCGACCCGTCGTTCCGGCGGCGGCTGCGCGCCGAGGCCCAGGCCGCGGCACGGCTGAGCCACCCGCACATCACCAACGTGTACGACTACGGCGAGGCCACCACGGTCGACGGTGAGCCGGTGCCGTACGTCGTGATGGAGCTGGTCGACGGCGAGTCGCTGGCCGCCGTGCTGTCCCGGGTCCGCACCCTGCCGTGGGACGCCGCGGTGCGGATCAGCGCCGACGTGGCCGCCGCCCTGGCCGCCGCGCACGCCCGCGGCATCGTGCACCGCGACGTCACCCCGGCCAACGTCATGCTCACCTCGTCCGGCGCCAAGGTGGTCGACTTCGGCATCTCCGCCCTGATCGGGGAGAACGACACCGACCCGGACGGCAGCCTGCTGGGCACCCCGGCCTACCTGGCGCCCGAGCGGCTGGAGGGCGGCCAGGTCAGCCCGGCCACCGACGTCTACGCGGTCGGCCTGCTGATCTACCGGATGCTGATCGGCCAGCTCCCGTGGGACGTGGGCACCACCACCGCCCTGCTGCGCGCGCACCAGTACACCGAGCCCGAGCCGCTGCCCCCGGTCGACGGCCTGCCCGCCGAGGTGGACGCGCTGATCGGCCGCTGCCTGGAGAAACGTCCCGCCGACCGGCCACCCACCGCCGAGGTGGCGCACCTGCTCGCCGGGATCGCGGCGGGCACCCCGCCGGCCCAGGTGGGCGGCTTCCAGGCGGACTGGGCGGACAGCGGGGAGAACACCACGATCCTGCCGTCCGGCTATCCGTACGCCGGCATGGGCCCGGCCGCGGCCGCCGCCGACCCGGCGCCCAAGGCTCCACCGCTGCGCCCGGGCAGCGCCGCCCCGCCGACGCCGCCCCCGCCACCGGCCGCCCCGCTACCGGCGCGCAGCCCGAAACAGGTCCGGACCCGGCGCGTCCTGGTGGTGGCCGGCACCATCGCGGTGCTCACCGCCCTGACGTACGGGTGGAGCCTGGCCGCCCCGGGCGAGCCGGACGACCGTGCCAACGCGGTGGTGCCGGCCGGCCCCAGCGTGGTGGCCGCGTCCGGCAACTGCATCGTCAGCTACGCCGTCTGGTCGCAGCAGAACGGCCGGTTCAAGGCGCAGGTGACGGTCGCCAACCGGGGCGAGACGCCGGTCGAGGACTGGAAGCTCTGGTTCCTGATGAACGGTGACCAGGTGGTCAAGGGCAAGGGCGAGATCGATCTCGAGCAGAGCCAGCGGGCGGTCACCGTCAAGTCGCCCGGCCCGCTCCAGCCGCAGGAGAACACCACCCTGGAGATCACCGGGCGCTATGCCCAGAGCAACGCCGCCCCGATGGTGTTCCAGCTGAACGGCAAGAACTGCGAGGCGTTCGTGTCCAGCGAGCCGGGTGCGCCGTCCCGGCCGGTGGAGCACCTCTCCGACGGCACCACCCGGTTCGGCGCGCCGGCCACCGAGAGCACCCCGGAGCCGGGCATCTCGATCGACCCGGGCGGCATCGTGCACATCACGCCGACCACCACCAGCGCCGCGCCGGCCAAGCCCGGGACGCCGGGGGTCACCCCGACCGCCGGGGCGAGCAGCTCGTCGGCGCCGACCGGCAGCGGGATCGACAACGGCGGTCCGAGCAGCGGCCCGACCACCACCATCCCGCCGGAGCCGCACGCCTCGGAGGGGCCGTCGTCGCCGACGCCCACCACGCCCACCACGACCGAGACGACACCCACCCCGACCACACCGGTACTGCCGCCGAACGACGAACTCGACGGCGACGACACTACGACGTGA